The proteins below are encoded in one region of Lonchura striata isolate bLonStr1 chromosome 1, bLonStr1.mat, whole genome shotgun sequence:
- the SCX gene encoding basic helix-loop-helix transcription factor scleraxis, with product MSFAMLRPAAGRFVYAELSALSEDEGSSSGSEEKPFRAEPAGPGPQGGRRGRSRGPARPPSREPRQRHTANARERDRTNSVNTAFTALRTLIPTEPADRKLSKIETLRLASSYISHLGNVLLLGEAAGAAAGTGNSGGTGGAGQPCRGAAPAALCPAAAAASPPGRHGESGQPRQICTFCLSNQRRMSKDRDRKTGQLRS from the exons ATGTCGTTCGCCATGCTGcgcccggcggcggggcggtTCGTGTACGCGGAGCTGAGCGCGCTGTCGGAGGACGAGGGGAGCAGCTCGGGCTCGGAGGAGAAGCCGTTCCGCGCCgagccggcggggccgggcccgcagggcgggcggcgggggcgcagccgcggcccggcgcggccgccgTCCCGGGAGCCGCGGCAGCGGCACACGGCCAACGCCCGCGAGCGGGACCGCACCAACTCGGTGAACACGGCGTTCACGGCGCTGCGCACGCTCATCCCCACCGAGCCGGCCGACAGGAAACTCTCCAAGATCGAGACGCTGCGCCTCGCCTCCAGCTACATCTCGCACCTCGGCAACGTGCTGCTGCTCGGGGAGGCCGCCGGGGCTGCTGCCGGTACCGGCAATAGCGGCggaaccggcggggcggggcagcCGTGCCGCggggcagcgcccgccgccctctgccccgccgccgccgccgcgtcCCCGCCCGGGCGGCACGGAGAGagcggccagccccggcagatCTGCACCTTCTGCCTCAGCAACCAGCGCAGGATG AGCAAAGACCGGGACAGGAAGACGGGACAGCTCCGGAGCTAG